A genomic stretch from Spongiibacter nanhainus includes:
- a CDS encoding NAD(P)H-dependent flavin oxidoreductase — protein sequence MALPASLENRLTLPLVAAPMFLVSGPELVIQCCKNGVMGSFPALNQRTSEGYEEWLNTIGDALGDEDAPYAVNLIVHRSNPRLQADLELTVKHKVPVVITSLGAAQEVVEAVHSYGGLVFHDVTTIRFAEKALEAGVDGLIAVCAGAGGHAGTYNPFAFIAELRAMTDKTLLASGCISTGDAVLAALACGADLAYAGTRFIAAQESLANDGYKAMVTQYSAADIVYTPKISGAPANFLAPSLQAAGVDLAKVVTPEFDPGEELSGDSKAWKDIWSAGQGIGSIHSVQPAADIVSQFKDEYRQAFERLAGFQ from the coding sequence ATGGCGCTACCCGCATCCCTTGAAAACCGTCTGACCTTACCTCTGGTGGCGGCACCCATGTTTTTGGTGTCCGGCCCCGAGCTGGTTATTCAGTGCTGTAAAAACGGCGTGATGGGAAGTTTTCCGGCGTTGAACCAGCGCACCAGCGAAGGCTACGAAGAGTGGCTCAATACCATTGGCGACGCCCTGGGTGACGAGGACGCGCCCTACGCGGTTAATCTCATCGTCCACCGCAGCAACCCCCGCTTGCAGGCAGATCTGGAACTGACGGTGAAGCACAAGGTACCGGTGGTGATTACCTCTCTGGGTGCCGCCCAAGAGGTAGTGGAGGCGGTGCACAGCTATGGCGGTCTGGTGTTTCACGACGTCACGACTATCCGCTTTGCTGAAAAAGCGCTGGAGGCCGGCGTCGACGGATTGATCGCCGTTTGCGCGGGCGCCGGTGGTCACGCCGGCACCTATAACCCCTTTGCCTTTATCGCCGAGCTGCGGGCCATGACCGACAAAACGCTGCTGGCCAGCGGTTGTATCAGCACAGGTGATGCGGTGCTGGCAGCGCTGGCCTGTGGCGCCGATCTGGCGTACGCCGGCACGCGCTTTATTGCCGCCCAAGAGAGTTTGGCCAACGACGGCTACAAGGCCATGGTGACTCAGTACAGCGCTGCCGATATTGTTTACACACCAAAAATTTCCGGCGCGCCGGCCAACTTCCTCGCCCCCAGTTTGCAGGCAGCGGGCGTTGACTTGGCCAAGGTCGTCACCCCCGAGTTTGACCCCGGCGAAGAACTCAGCGGCGACAGCAAAGCCTGGAAGGACATCTGGTCAGCTGGGCAGGGGATTGGCTCTATCCATTCTGTTCAGCCCGCCGCTGACATCGTCAGCCAGTTTAAAGACGAATACCGTCAGGCCTTTGAGCGTCTGGCGGGTTTTCAATAA
- a CDS encoding acetyl-CoA C-acetyltransferase translates to MSEAWIIDACRTPRGIGKRGKGALTEIHPQQLGATVLKALAERNNLNTADVDDIIWGTSCQHGRHSGDMGRMSALDAGYDITSSGVTLDRFCGSGITSFNIASSSIMAGMEDVVIAGGAEMMSSYGYDNGLPTLMDNGNLRLRARHPQSNQGVCADAIATLEGIDREALDALAVVSQQRAAHAIENGHFDKSLVPVYFEDGTLALDKEEFPRPGTTLETLSQLRPSFADMADQPLDEGGTTYRSLIQQKFPDLQINHVHHGGNSSGVVDGAAAILLASPEYAKKQGWTPRARIVATANMGDCPTLMLNAPVEATKKVLNKAGLTLDDIDLFEVNEAFSVVVERYIRKLSIDRDKVNVNGGAMALGHPIGATGSMLIGTVLDELERRGLQRGLVTMCTGGGMAPAVIIERL, encoded by the coding sequence ATGAGCGAAGCGTGGATTATCGATGCCTGCCGTACCCCCCGAGGTATTGGCAAGAGAGGCAAAGGTGCACTTACAGAGATACACCCCCAGCAGTTGGGCGCCACGGTGCTCAAGGCGCTGGCGGAGCGCAATAACCTTAACACCGCCGACGTCGACGATATTATCTGGGGCACCAGCTGCCAGCACGGCCGTCACTCCGGGGATATGGGACGGATGTCAGCCCTGGATGCCGGCTACGACATCACCAGCAGTGGCGTGACGCTGGACCGTTTTTGTGGCTCGGGGATCACCAGTTTTAATATCGCCTCGTCATCGATAATGGCGGGTATGGAAGACGTGGTCATTGCCGGCGGCGCCGAGATGATGTCCAGCTACGGTTACGACAACGGTCTACCTACATTAATGGACAACGGCAACCTGCGCCTGCGGGCCCGCCACCCCCAATCCAACCAGGGCGTGTGTGCGGATGCCATCGCCACCCTGGAAGGTATCGACCGGGAAGCGCTGGACGCCCTGGCGGTGGTGAGCCAGCAGCGCGCCGCCCACGCTATTGAGAACGGCCACTTCGATAAAAGCCTGGTGCCGGTGTATTTTGAAGACGGCACCCTGGCGCTGGACAAAGAAGAATTTCCCCGCCCCGGTACGACCTTGGAAACCCTCTCCCAGTTGCGTCCCTCCTTTGCGGATATGGCAGACCAACCGCTGGATGAAGGTGGCACCACTTACCGCTCGCTGATCCAACAAAAATTCCCCGATTTGCAGATCAACCACGTTCACCACGGCGGTAACTCCTCGGGTGTGGTGGATGGCGCAGCGGCCATTTTGCTGGCGTCTCCGGAGTACGCCAAAAAGCAGGGCTGGACGCCCCGGGCGCGTATTGTCGCCACCGCTAACATGGGTGATTGCCCAACCCTGATGCTGAATGCGCCAGTGGAAGCTACCAAGAAAGTGCTTAACAAAGCCGGGCTGACCCTTGACGATATCGACCTGTTTGAAGTCAATGAAGCCTTTTCTGTTGTCGTCGAGCGCTACATTCGCAAGTTGAGCATTGACCGCGATAAGGTCAACGTCAACGGTGGCGCCATGGCGCTGGGCCATCCCATTGGTGCCACCGGGTCGATGCTGATCGGCACCGTGCTGGACGAGCTGGAACGCCGGGGACTGCAACGCGGTCTGGTGACTATGTGTACCGGTGGCGGTATGGCGCCGGCGGTCATTATCGAACGACTTTAA
- a CDS encoding acyl-CoA dehydrogenase family protein, with protein MNFDLSEEQLLIQTTAREFAKKELAANAEALDQGKGRETFLANLSSLAELGFMGLNVDPNYGGTGAGTVAFSLAITELARACASTAVTVSVTNMVAEVIQSVASEEQKQTYLPKICGGEYPAAGFCLTEPGAGSDPSSMRTSAVKDGDEWVLNGSKAYITSGEYAGVFVVWAVTDKEAKRGKGISCFLVERETPGLEVGPAEEKMGQKGSATNPVYFDNCRIPASALMGELNRGYQVALGELAGGRIGVGSLALGIGLAAMDYAKDYAKEREQFGQPIANFQALQWMLADRYTELEAARLLIMQAAALKEAGRDFAPQASMGKLYATEAANRACYDGVQILGGHGYNREYPLERFARDVRITSIYEGTSEIQRMIISRGLLAS; from the coding sequence ATGAATTTTGATCTTAGCGAAGAGCAGTTGTTGATTCAGACTACAGCGCGGGAGTTTGCCAAAAAGGAGTTGGCCGCAAACGCTGAGGCCTTGGATCAAGGCAAGGGTCGAGAGACGTTTTTGGCTAATCTCTCCAGCCTTGCCGAGCTGGGTTTTATGGGACTCAACGTCGACCCCAACTACGGCGGCACCGGCGCCGGCACTGTCGCTTTTAGCCTCGCTATCACCGAGCTGGCCAGAGCGTGTGCCTCCACGGCGGTAACCGTGTCTGTGACTAACATGGTCGCTGAGGTGATTCAGTCAGTGGCCTCAGAAGAGCAGAAACAAACCTATCTGCCCAAAATCTGCGGCGGCGAATATCCGGCAGCGGGCTTTTGCCTAACCGAACCGGGTGCCGGTTCGGACCCTTCCAGTATGCGCACTTCTGCCGTTAAAGATGGCGACGAGTGGGTGCTGAACGGTTCCAAGGCCTATATCACCAGCGGCGAATACGCCGGGGTATTTGTGGTCTGGGCGGTGACCGACAAAGAGGCCAAGCGGGGTAAAGGTATCTCCTGCTTCCTGGTAGAGCGGGAGACCCCCGGCCTGGAAGTTGGCCCCGCCGAGGAGAAAATGGGCCAGAAAGGCTCTGCGACCAATCCGGTGTACTTCGATAATTGCCGCATTCCTGCGTCTGCATTGATGGGCGAACTTAACCGCGGCTACCAAGTTGCACTTGGCGAACTCGCCGGCGGCCGCATTGGCGTTGGCTCTCTGGCACTGGGTATTGGTCTGGCGGCAATGGACTATGCCAAAGACTACGCCAAGGAGCGCGAACAATTTGGTCAGCCCATCGCCAACTTCCAGGCACTGCAGTGGATGCTGGCGGATCGCTACACCGAGCTGGAGGCAGCCCGGCTATTGATTATGCAGGCCGCAGCACTAAAAGAGGCGGGCAGGGACTTTGCGCCCCAGGCCTCCATGGGTAAGTTGTATGCAACCGAGGCCGCCAACCGCGCTTGTTATGATGGCGTGCAGATACTGGGCGGTCACGGCTACAACCGGGAATACCCGCTGGAGCGTTTTGCTCGGGATGTGCGCATTACCAGTATTTACGAAGGCACCAGTGAAATTCAGCGGATGATTATTTCTCGAGGACTTTTAGCCAGTTAG
- a CDS encoding thiolase family protein has product MPYIYSATRTALGGLNGQFVSQSAPELGAAAIAAACPEAIRGQIDEVLMGNVISAGIGQAPARQAALGAGLPDSVPCTTVSKVCGSGMQTVINAVDQIKAGSSNLVVAGGMESMSNAPYLLDKARQGYRIGHKSVKDAMFVDGLEDAYSGKLMGQIGEAVAAEYKFTREELDDYALMSLERALAAQKSGAFANEIVAVNDIATDEQPGNARPEKIRHLKPAFSKDGIVTAANSSSISDGAAALLIGGEGIDLEPMAKIVGCARHAGSPEQFPVAPVHAVKKLLADLNWSVDDVDLFEINEAFALVALLPHKLMGVPLDKINVNGGACALGHPLGCSGARILVTLIHALKNRGLKRGIASLCIGGGEATVVAVEV; this is encoded by the coding sequence ATGCCCTATATTTATTCAGCTACACGTACCGCCCTGGGCGGCCTCAATGGCCAGTTTGTGTCACAAAGCGCACCGGAGCTGGGAGCGGCGGCCATCGCGGCGGCCTGTCCGGAAGCCATTCGCGGTCAGATCGACGAAGTGCTGATGGGCAACGTAATCTCTGCCGGTATCGGTCAGGCACCCGCCCGCCAGGCGGCACTGGGAGCTGGTCTGCCGGATTCTGTACCCTGTACCACCGTCAGCAAAGTCTGCGGTTCGGGTATGCAGACCGTTATCAACGCGGTAGACCAGATCAAAGCGGGTAGCAGCAACTTGGTGGTTGCCGGTGGCATGGAGAGCATGAGCAACGCCCCCTATCTGTTGGACAAGGCCCGCCAGGGCTACCGCATTGGCCATAAAAGCGTCAAAGACGCGATGTTTGTCGACGGCCTGGAAGACGCCTACTCCGGCAAATTGATGGGGCAAATTGGTGAGGCCGTGGCCGCCGAGTACAAATTCACCCGGGAAGAGCTGGACGACTACGCGCTGATGTCATTGGAGCGCGCCCTGGCGGCGCAGAAAAGCGGCGCTTTCGCCAATGAGATCGTAGCGGTAAATGACATCGCTACCGACGAACAGCCCGGCAACGCCCGCCCGGAAAAAATTCGTCACCTCAAACCGGCCTTCAGCAAAGACGGTATCGTCACTGCCGCCAATAGCAGCTCCATTTCCGATGGCGCGGCAGCCCTGTTGATCGGCGGCGAGGGCATCGACCTGGAGCCCATGGCCAAAATCGTCGGCTGTGCCCGTCATGCCGGTTCGCCCGAGCAATTCCCGGTGGCGCCGGTTCACGCCGTGAAAAAGCTTCTGGCCGATCTGAACTGGTCGGTAGACGACGTCGACCTGTTTGAAATCAACGAAGCTTTTGCCCTGGTCGCCCTGTTGCCCCACAAACTGATGGGTGTGCCGCTGGACAAAATCAACGTCAATGGTGGTGCCTGCGCGTTGGGCCATCCCCTGGGCTGCTCTGGTGCCCGTATCCTGGTCACGCTGATTCACGCCCTGAAAAATCGCGGCCTGAAGCGCGGTATCGCCAGCCTGTGTATCGGTGGCGGTGAGGCGACGGTTGTTGCTGTAGAAGTGTGA